The following are encoded together in the Flavobacterium sp. TR2 genome:
- a CDS encoding response regulator, whose translation MVLIVDDIRANIIALKKTLELHNIDVDSAESGEEALKKILKTDYCLIIMDVQMPGLDGFEVVKILSGNQRTKDIPVIFLSALNTEKKYIFKGYETGGVEYITKPVDTDLLMLKVKTFIKIYEQQNELKAMKDLLSKEIKIRKEAQDNLEIKIAERTKELVQKNEELELRNHELQQFSWVVSHDLNEPIRKIQIFIKIIKDLYLKADDKAVDYVDRTIKSAERMQTLITDLLAYSRLSAQVKPEKTDLNVVLQEVLGDFDYLIERKNAVIKTNELPTIDSIPSQMRQVFQNLIGNALKFSGNEEKPIIEITSETILEKSIESPTAPEGKFCRITVKDNGIGFDEMYLDRIFIIFQSLNDRQTYEGTGIGLAIAKKIIEKHNGLITAKSKPGEGASFIIVLPLKYE comes from the coding sequence ATGGTATTAATTGTAGACGATATAAGGGCAAATATTATCGCCCTAAAAAAAACATTAGAGCTGCATAATATCGATGTTGATAGTGCTGAATCTGGAGAAGAGGCACTCAAAAAAATTCTTAAAACAGATTACTGTCTGATTATTATGGACGTTCAAATGCCAGGACTTGATGGCTTTGAAGTCGTAAAAATTCTTTCGGGAAATCAACGCACCAAAGATATTCCGGTGATTTTTCTGTCGGCACTTAATACCGAGAAAAAATATATATTTAAAGGTTACGAAACTGGTGGCGTTGAGTATATTACAAAACCCGTAGATACCGATTTGCTGATGCTGAAAGTGAAGACTTTCATAAAAATCTACGAACAGCAAAACGAACTGAAAGCGATGAAAGACCTGCTTTCTAAAGAAATCAAAATTAGAAAAGAAGCGCAGGATAATCTGGAAATCAAAATTGCTGAGAGAACCAAAGAACTGGTTCAGAAAAATGAAGAGCTGGAACTTCGAAATCATGAATTGCAACAGTTTTCGTGGGTAGTTTCGCATGATTTGAACGAGCCTATCCGTAAAATTCAGATTTTCATTAAAATCATAAAAGACCTTTACTTAAAAGCAGATGATAAAGCGGTAGATTATGTAGACCGAACCATAAAATCGGCAGAGAGAATGCAGACTTTGATTACCGATCTTTTGGCTTATTCAAGGCTTTCTGCACAGGTTAAACCCGAAAAAACCGATTTGAATGTGGTTTTACAGGAGGTGCTGGGCGATTTTGATTATTTGATCGAGCGTAAAAATGCTGTTATAAAAACCAACGAACTGCCAACGATTGACAGTATTCCGAGTCAGATGCGTCAGGTTTTTCAAAATTTGATAGGCAACGCTTTGAAGTTTTCGGGCAATGAAGAGAAACCGATAATCGAAATAACTTCCGAGACTATTTTAGAAAAATCAATCGAAAGTCCTACTGCTCCAGAAGGTAAATTTTGCCGAATCACAGTGAAAGATAACGGAATTGGTTTTGATGAAATGTATCTGGATCGCATCTTTATTATTTTTCAAAGCTTAAACGACCGCCAAACTTATGAAGGAACCGGAATAGGATTGGCAATTGCAAAGAAAATTATAGAAAAGCATAACGGATTAATCACTGCAAAAAGCAAACCAGGAGAAGGTGCAAGTTTTATCATTGTACTTCCTTTAAAATACGAATAA
- a CDS encoding response regulator, whose protein sequence is MNGNFKRNLLISSLVSLLVLTISSVASFISIKSLLNSNFWVNHTQDVIYNLNEGSSIITEAQTSMRGYLLTGDEQFVERFNDAEAKSNTYFEKLDELTADNPSQRKLLEELRTKRSGFFKYLNNQIVKKRLSKQTLIFDLNEGRKMMNDIRAIIKKIENTEQQLLEERNSNSERYGTYSLILIVIAFFIAFLISIVFMIRILKDYNERSLLQQELIKKDKETAERLEVIGGIASQISKGNYDVQIDDRKADTLGALGSSIHEMKDSLKNSFDLLSQKEWLQSGVAMLNDKMLGEKTIQKLSKDVIEFLCQYTNSSAGVLYVVDGEEMAISGGYSYIPSKNRERIKKGEGLIGQAIVSGKMLELKALSPDNIQINYALGEIKPTHIVALPLMDFKVEGAVELASIYGFSVLQLEFLNLVANNIGIALKATQNRKRVMELLEETKSQAEELQIQHSELEAINAELEAQTEKLQASEEELRVQQEELEQTNEELSERSVLLEEKNTEIQKKSEALELTTRYKSEFLANMSHELRTPLNSILLLSRLLSENNNKTMNNEEIEFAKVIQSSGNSLLGLIDEILDLSKIEAGKMDLEFLDVSTKEITDNLHNLFYMVAKEKGINFEIIAKEAPIVIKTDKMRLEQILKNLISNAIKFTEKGTVSLEIKVDTDDDKIICFIVKDTGIGIPLEKQPLIFEAFQQADGSTKRKYGGTGLGLSISRELAKLLRGEIILHSKVNEGSTFTLCLPVFGFAINKISVSKIPEAEEIEVESEDEEAKPKYISEVVPEEIEDDRDSIVEGDKVILIVEDDISFAKSLLAFTQKKGYKGIVAVRGDYALNFALIYKPIGILLDIELPIKSGWEVLEELKNHSQTKHISVHIMSSHKLKQESLLKGAVDFLDKPVAFDKIPEVFMRIEHIINKESQKVLIIEDNPKHAKALAYFLETYNINSEIKSEVSAGLSALTKEEVDCVILDMGIPDKQAYEILDGVKKSPGLENLPVIVFTGKSLSIKEELKIRKYADSIIVKTAHSYQRMLDEVSLFLHLVEEKKNGDHKKEAHKKLNSLNNILFEKKVLIVDDDVRNIYSLSKALEAFKMNVITAFDGKEAIKILDENPDTDVVLLDMMMPNMDGYETAEKIRSNPKFLNLAVIAVTAKAMTGDREKCIKAGASDYITKPVDVDQLLSLLRVWLYDKI, encoded by the coding sequence ATGAATGGCAATTTTAAAAGAAACTTATTAATTAGTTCGCTAGTTTCATTGCTTGTGCTTACCATTAGTTCTGTAGCTTCGTTTATTAGCATCAAAAGTTTATTAAACAGCAACTTTTGGGTCAACCATACGCAGGATGTAATTTATAACCTGAATGAGGGTTCATCGATTATTACAGAAGCTCAAACTAGCATGAGGGGGTATCTGCTTACAGGAGACGAGCAGTTTGTAGAACGATTTAATGATGCAGAGGCCAAATCAAACACTTATTTCGAAAAATTGGATGAACTCACAGCAGATAACCCTTCGCAGAGAAAATTGCTGGAAGAATTGCGCACTAAACGTTCGGGGTTCTTTAAGTATTTGAATAATCAGATTGTAAAAAAACGTTTAAGCAAACAAACGCTGATTTTCGATTTGAATGAAGGAAGGAAAATGATGAACGATATAAGAGCAATCATCAAAAAAATAGAAAATACTGAACAGCAGCTGCTAGAAGAACGTAACTCAAATTCAGAACGTTACGGTACTTACAGTTTAATTTTAATTGTTATTGCTTTTTTTATTGCCTTTCTTATTTCCATTGTTTTCATGATCAGAATCTTGAAAGATTACAACGAAAGGTCTCTATTACAGCAAGAATTGATCAAGAAAGATAAGGAAACTGCTGAAAGGTTGGAAGTAATTGGCGGAATCGCATCTCAGATTTCTAAAGGGAATTACGATGTTCAGATCGATGACCGAAAAGCAGATACATTGGGCGCTTTGGGATCTTCTATTCACGAAATGAAAGATTCTTTAAAAAACTCTTTTGATTTGTTATCCCAAAAAGAATGGCTTCAATCGGGTGTTGCAATGTTGAATGATAAAATGCTGGGCGAAAAAACCATTCAGAAGCTATCTAAAGATGTAATCGAATTTTTGTGCCAATATACCAACAGCAGTGCGGGAGTTTTGTATGTGGTTGATGGCGAGGAAATGGCAATTTCTGGCGGTTACAGCTATATTCCGAGTAAAAATCGCGAACGAATCAAAAAGGGCGAGGGTTTAATAGGCCAAGCGATTGTTTCTGGTAAAATGCTCGAATTGAAAGCGCTCTCTCCAGATAATATCCAAATCAATTACGCATTAGGCGAGATCAAACCGACTCATATTGTGGCGCTTCCGTTAATGGATTTTAAGGTAGAAGGAGCAGTTGAATTGGCTAGCATTTATGGTTTTTCTGTACTTCAGTTAGAGTTTCTGAATTTGGTCGCCAATAATATCGGAATTGCTTTAAAAGCAACGCAAAACCGTAAAAGAGTAATGGAACTTCTGGAAGAAACAAAATCTCAGGCAGAAGAACTTCAGATTCAGCACAGCGAATTGGAAGCTATAAATGCAGAATTGGAAGCACAGACCGAGAAATTGCAGGCCTCAGAAGAAGAGCTTCGCGTGCAGCAGGAAGAATTGGAGCAAACCAATGAAGAATTATCCGAAAGAAGTGTTTTATTAGAAGAAAAAAATACTGAAATTCAAAAGAAATCGGAAGCTTTAGAATTGACAACTCGTTACAAATCAGAGTTTTTGGCCAATATGTCGCACGAGCTGAGAACACCGCTGAATTCTATTTTATTGTTGAGCCGTTTATTGTCTGAAAACAATAATAAAACCATGAACAATGAAGAAATTGAGTTTGCAAAAGTAATTCAGAGTTCAGGTAACAGCCTTTTGGGATTGATCGATGAAATTCTGGATTTATCTAAGATTGAAGCAGGTAAAATGGATTTGGAGTTTTTGGACGTTTCTACTAAAGAAATTACAGACAACCTTCATAATCTGTTTTATATGGTGGCAAAAGAGAAGGGAATTAATTTTGAAATTATTGCCAAAGAAGCGCCAATTGTTATTAAAACAGACAAAATGCGTTTGGAGCAGATTCTAAAAAACCTGATTTCTAATGCCATTAAATTTACAGAAAAAGGAACCGTTTCTCTTGAAATTAAAGTGGATACAGATGATGATAAGATAATCTGCTTTATTGTAAAAGATACCGGAATCGGAATTCCGTTAGAAAAACAGCCTTTAATTTTTGAAGCATTCCAGCAAGCCGACGGTTCAACAAAACGCAAATATGGCGGAACTGGTTTAGGGCTATCAATAAGCCGCGAACTCGCTAAATTATTAAGAGGAGAAATCATTCTGCATAGTAAAGTAAACGAAGGAAGTACATTTACTTTGTGCCTTCCAGTTTTTGGCTTTGCAATCAATAAAATTTCGGTAAGCAAAATTCCTGAAGCAGAAGAGATCGAAGTTGAATCTGAAGATGAAGAAGCAAAACCAAAATACATCAGCGAGGTTGTTCCAGAAGAAATTGAAGACGACAGAGACTCCATTGTAGAAGGCGATAAAGTGATTTTGATTGTAGAAGATGATATTAGCTTTGCTAAGTCGCTACTGGCCTTTACACAGAAAAAAGGGTACAAGGGAATTGTTGCCGTAAGGGGAGATTATGCCTTGAATTTTGCTTTGATCTACAAACCAATCGGAATTTTATTGGATATCGAATTGCCAATTAAGAGCGGTTGGGAAGTTTTGGAAGAACTGAAAAACCATTCTCAAACCAAACATATTTCGGTTCACATTATGTCATCGCACAAATTGAAACAGGAAAGTCTGTTGAAGGGAGCTGTAGATTTCTTAGACAAGCCAGTTGCTTTTGATAAAATTCCTGAAGTCTTTATGCGTATAGAACACATTATCAACAAAGAATCGCAAAAGGTTTTAATTATCGAAGATAATCCGAAACACGCAAAGGCTCTGGCTTATTTCTTAGAAACGTATAATATCAATTCTGAAATTAAAAGCGAAGTTTCGGCAGGTTTGTCAGCTTTAACAAAAGAAGAGGTAGATTGTGTAATTCTGGATATGGGAATTCCAGACAAACAGGCTTACGAAATTCTAGATGGCGTAAAGAAAAGCCCAGGATTAGAAAATCTGCCGGTAATTGTCTTTACAGGAAAAAGTCTGTCAATAAAAGAAGAATTAAAAATTAGGAAATATGCCGATTCGATTATTGTAAAAACGGCACATTCATACCAAAGAATGCTCGATGAGGTTTCGCTTTTCCTTCATTTGGTAGAAGAAAAAAAGAATGGAGACCATAAAAAAGAAGCCCATAAAAAACTCAACTCGCTTAATAATATCCTATTTGAGAAAAAAGTATTAATCGTAGACGATGACGTACGAAACATATATTCGCTTTCTAAAGCTTTAGAAGCCTTTAAAATGAATGTCATCACTGCTTTTGACGGAAAAGAAGCCATTAAGATTTTGGACGAAAATCCAGATACAGATGTCGTGTTGTTAGACATGATGATGCCAAATATGGATGGTTACGAAACAGCAGAAAAAATAAGAAGCAATCCTAAATTTCTTAACTTAGCCGTAATAGCTGTTACTGCCAAGGCAATGACAGGCGATAGAGAAAAATGTATTAAGGCAGGAGCCTCAGATTATATTACAAAACCTGTAGATGTTGACCAGCTGTTATCCTTGCTGCGAGTATGGCTTTACGATAAAATCTAA
- a CDS encoding response regulator: MGKKRVLIVDDDSRNIFALVNTLKAKSYDCISCQSAEEALRILREDASIDAVLLDMMMPEMDGYEAIPLIRAIPSQEAALVVAVTAQAMAGDKEKCLQAGADAYISKPVDVDKLLQILGGNLNEL, translated from the coding sequence ATGGGAAAGAAACGTGTGTTGATTGTAGATGACGATTCTAGAAATATTTTTGCTTTGGTGAATACCTTAAAAGCAAAATCGTATGATTGCATATCTTGCCAAAGCGCCGAAGAAGCGCTAAGAATATTGCGCGAAGACGCATCGATCGATGCCGTTTTACTCGATATGATGATGCCAGAAATGGATGGTTATGAGGCAATTCCGCTTATAAGAGCAATTCCGTCGCAAGAAGCTGCTTTGGTGGTTGCCGTAACAGCGCAGGCAATGGCGGGAGATAAAGAAAAATGTTTACAAGCTGGAGCTGATGCTTACATCTCAAAACCTGTTGATGTTGATAAATTGCTTCAGATTTTGGGAGGAAACTTAAATGAATTATGA
- a CDS encoding CheR family methyltransferase: MIEDIELETLINDVYEYYGFDFGSYSRASLKRRVSRVFYLDGFKHFHDFLSKVRTDPEYCKRMIDEITVNVTEMFRDPSFYLTLRKEVLPLLGTKPFIRIWHAGCSTGEEVYSMAIMLKEAGLLHKSILYATDINATVLETAKSGIFPLRMIKDYADNYRDAGGQEDFSDYYIANYGFAKFNESLSEKMVFSQHNLVSDNSFNEFDLILCRNVLIYFDNNLQKRVVNLFDDSLAVLGFLALGTKETIKYSISQTKYKQFAKEKIWRKIKE; the protein is encoded by the coding sequence ATGATTGAAGATATTGAATTAGAAACTCTTATAAATGATGTTTACGAATATTATGGTTTTGATTTTGGAAGCTACTCCAGAGCATCACTCAAAAGACGTGTAAGCCGGGTTTTCTATTTGGATGGATTTAAGCATTTTCATGATTTTTTATCTAAAGTCCGTACAGATCCAGAATATTGCAAAAGAATGATTGACGAAATTACGGTTAATGTGACCGAGATGTTTCGCGACCCTTCATTTTATTTGACACTCCGAAAAGAAGTTCTTCCATTATTAGGAACAAAACCTTTTATACGCATCTGGCACGCAGGATGCTCTACGGGAGAAGAAGTCTACTCAATGGCTATTATGCTGAAAGAAGCGGGTTTGCTGCATAAATCGATATTATACGCAACAGACATAAACGCAACGGTTTTGGAAACAGCCAAAAGCGGTATTTTTCCGTTGCGAATGATAAAAGATTATGCCGATAATTATCGCGATGCAGGGGGGCAGGAAGATTTTTCGGATTATTATATCGCCAATTACGGTTTTGCAAAATTTAATGAAAGCCTTTCTGAAAAAATGGTTTTCTCACAGCATAATTTGGTTTCAGACAATTCATTTAATGAGTTTGACCTTATTTTATGTCGCAATGTTTTGATTTATTTTGATAATAATCTACAGAAACGGGTCGTTAACTTATTTGATGACAGTCTAGCTGTTTTGGGTTTTTTGGCACTCGGAACAAAAGAAACGATAAAATATTCTATATCTCAAACCAAATACAAACAATTTGCTAAAGAGAAAATATGGAGAAAAATAAAAGAATAA
- a CDS encoding chemotaxis protein CheB — MEKNKRITDCKVVIMGGSAGSLQALLQILPFLEKTISFAIVIVVHRKNSDEQTLEDLIALKSKIKVKEVEDKVKLEQGFIYIAPSNYHLLFEKNETLSLDTSEKINYSRPSIDVSFESAAEIYREHLVGILFSGSNSDGTIGLRAIQAAGGISVVQNPLSAEMPFMPNNAILHTVPDFVLSTEEILEFIKEINQEPEVI; from the coding sequence ATGGAGAAAAATAAAAGAATAACAGATTGTAAAGTCGTGATCATGGGCGGTTCGGCAGGAAGTTTGCAGGCATTATTGCAGATTTTGCCCTTTCTAGAAAAAACTATTTCTTTTGCTATAGTAATTGTGGTTCATAGAAAAAACTCAGACGAACAAACCTTAGAAGACCTAATTGCTTTAAAATCTAAAATAAAAGTAAAAGAAGTAGAAGATAAAGTAAAACTCGAACAAGGATTTATTTATATCGCTCCTTCCAATTATCATTTGCTATTCGAGAAAAATGAGACGCTTTCATTAGACACTTCAGAAAAAATAAACTACAGCAGGCCAAGCATAGATGTTTCTTTTGAATCTGCTGCAGAAATATATCGCGAACATTTGGTTGGAATTTTATTTTCGGGCTCCAATTCTGACGGAACAATAGGACTTCGTGCAATCCAGGCAGCTGGAGGAATAAGCGTGGTTCAGAATCCGCTTTCTGCAGAAATGCCTTTTATGCCTAATAATGCAATTCTGCATACCGTTCCAGACTTTGTTTTAAGCACCGAAGAAATTCTTGAGTTTATAAAAGAAATAAATCAGGAACCGGAAGTTATTTGA
- a CDS encoding porin family protein has translation MKKGFLIFTAFFCIATAQSQVLISLIFGDKLNSEFLEFGLEGGANFSTISNMGSSALNPGFNLGFYFDLRSRKNPAWMINTGVIVKSPMGAKEIPLYSLNDENLDNTFAGGHINREIRYFNVPILIKYQFKNNIYLKTGPQFGLLAKAFDEFKNEINNDDVVYKKNIRDQVHVIDAGLAFGAGYHMNVGNGLNITVQYYYGLVTVMKGDGPNNQYNRSLYVTAGLPIGKGKAAQKRAEKEAELNKVVLPEDEKNKP, from the coding sequence ATGAAAAAAGGTTTTCTAATCTTTACTGCTTTTTTTTGCATTGCTACGGCACAATCGCAAGTTTTGATTTCCTTAATATTTGGAGATAAACTCAATTCTGAATTTTTAGAGTTTGGTCTGGAAGGCGGCGCTAATTTTTCTACGATTTCAAATATGGGGTCTTCTGCCTTAAATCCGGGCTTTAATCTTGGCTTTTACTTTGACCTGAGGTCTAGGAAAAACCCAGCTTGGATGATTAATACGGGAGTAATTGTAAAATCGCCTATGGGAGCTAAAGAAATTCCTTTGTATTCTCTAAACGATGAAAACCTCGACAATACTTTTGCCGGCGGGCATATAAATCGTGAAATTCGTTATTTTAATGTTCCGATATTAATTAAGTACCAATTCAAAAACAACATTTATCTCAAAACAGGGCCTCAATTTGGTTTGCTGGCCAAAGCCTTTGATGAGTTTAAAAACGAAATCAACAACGACGATGTGGTGTACAAGAAAAACATTAGAGATCAGGTTCATGTTATAGATGCCGGACTTGCATTTGGCGCTGGCTATCATATGAATGTTGGAAACGGTTTAAATATTACGGTTCAATATTATTACGGACTTGTTACTGTAATGAAAGGAGATGGTCCAAATAATCAATATAACAGATCCTTGTATGTTACTGCAGGATTGCCAATTGGAAAAGGAAAAGCTGCACAAAAGAGAGCCGAAAAAGAAGCTGAACTCAATAAAGTAGTTCTTCCGGAAGACGAAAAAAATAAACCTTAA
- a CDS encoding DUF6660 family protein, with translation MKWITVILSIYLLALSNMPCADMEVNSAMHKTAQFASEDNHSHDKTNDLCSPFCACNCCGAQVLSYHSAVVFEFPKAYNQISIAVPNYNSVFISNFYGSIWQPPQIA, from the coding sequence GTGAAATGGATAACAGTCATATTATCAATTTATCTATTGGCATTGTCAAATATGCCATGTGCAGATATGGAAGTAAACAGCGCTATGCACAAAACAGCTCAGTTTGCCTCCGAAGACAATCATTCGCATGATAAAACCAATGACTTATGTTCTCCTTTTTGTGCCTGCAATTGCTGTGGCGCACAAGTTTTAAGCTACCATTCTGCTGTGGTTTTCGAATTTCCTAAAGCCTACAATCAGATTTCTATAGCTGTACCCAATTATAATTCTGTTTTTATTTCCAATTTCTACGGAAGTATTTGGCAGCCCCCTCAGATAGCATAA
- a CDS encoding efflux RND transporter permease subunit — translation MLDKIIQFSIRNKFVVLLFTLALIAWGSYSLKKLPLDALPDVTNNQVQIITTAPTLASQEVEQLITYPLERAVKTIPNVIELRSISRFGLSVVTVVFEDDVDIYWAREQIFQRLKQAEENIPDYVNSPELAPISTGLGEIYQYDVYAKKGYENKYSAIELRTIQDWIIIPQLQGIKGVAEVSTWGGKLKQFEIAVNPNMLNSLGVTITEIFDALEKNNQNTGGAYIEKDQYTYFIRGVGMATGIKDLENVVVKNRNGSPVLVRNVAKVREGIALRYGASTKDGKGEIVSGMVLMLKGENSSAVVNRVHEKMAQINKSLPEGVVAEAFIDRGKLVDNSIRTVAKNLLEGALIVIFVLILFLGNLRAGLIVASVIPLAMLFAVILMNAFGVSGNLMSLGAIDFGIIVDGAVIIVEATMHHLQKFKNKKELTQEEMDAEVYNSASKIRNSAAFGEIIILIVYLPILALIGTEGKMFKPMAMTVGFAIIGAFILSLTYIPMMSALFLSKKTEHKENFSDRMIAWLESRYMPLLKKALEFKKVVLSVAVGLFAFAFIVFQNMGGEFIPTIEEGDLAINATIMTGSSLTQMVETTTKYEQILKAKFPEIKTIVTKIGSGEIPTDPMPIESGDLIIVLKDKKEWKGKYHNWEELANAMKKEMEIIPGANIEISQPIQMRFNELMTGSRSDIAIKIFGDDLDILDAKATELISKIKGIEGIGDLKADKVTGLPQITIKYDYDKIALYGLNISDINQIIRSSFAGEVAGKIYDESKRFDVVVRMDENNRSDITDVSNLFIPLPNGQQVPLSQVASVDYEQGPVQVIREDGKRRITVGLNVRGRDIKSVVEEIQAKLDKSYKLPVGYYVTYGGQFENLIEASKRLSVALPIALGLILVLLYFTFKSAKQALLIFSAIPLSAIGGVFALSLRGMPFSISAGIGFIALFGIAVLNGIVLISYFNQLKAEGILDPFQRILIGTKTRLRPVLMTAAVASLGFLPMALSTSGGAEVQKPLATVVIGGLISATLLTLIVLPILYLLLEKFNRRDN, via the coding sequence ATGTTAGATAAAATCATTCAGTTTAGTATACGAAACAAATTCGTGGTACTATTATTTACCCTTGCGCTTATAGCGTGGGGAAGCTATTCGCTTAAAAAATTGCCGCTAGATGCCCTGCCAGATGTAACCAACAATCAGGTTCAGATTATTACTACTGCACCGACACTGGCAAGCCAGGAAGTAGAGCAATTAATTACCTATCCCTTAGAGAGAGCGGTAAAAACAATTCCAAATGTAATAGAACTCCGCAGCATCTCCCGCTTCGGATTATCGGTAGTCACCGTTGTTTTTGAAGACGACGTCGATATTTATTGGGCGCGAGAACAGATATTCCAGCGCTTAAAACAAGCCGAAGAGAATATTCCAGATTATGTAAATTCACCCGAATTAGCACCAATTTCTACAGGATTAGGAGAAATTTACCAGTATGATGTTTACGCCAAAAAGGGCTACGAAAACAAATACAGCGCGATAGAGCTTAGAACTATTCAGGACTGGATTATCATTCCGCAATTGCAGGGAATTAAAGGTGTTGCAGAGGTCAGCACTTGGGGCGGAAAACTCAAGCAATTCGAAATTGCCGTAAATCCAAATATGCTCAACAGCCTTGGAGTGACCATTACTGAAATTTTTGATGCTTTAGAAAAAAACAATCAAAATACAGGAGGTGCTTATATCGAGAAAGACCAATATACCTATTTCATTCGTGGTGTCGGAATGGCAACAGGCATCAAAGACCTTGAAAATGTGGTTGTAAAAAACCGAAATGGTTCTCCAGTTTTGGTTCGAAACGTTGCAAAGGTGCGTGAGGGCATTGCATTACGCTACGGGGCTTCGACAAAAGACGGAAAAGGTGAAATCGTTTCTGGAATGGTTTTGATGCTGAAAGGAGAAAATTCGAGCGCTGTTGTAAATCGTGTTCACGAAAAAATGGCTCAAATAAACAAAAGCCTGCCTGAAGGAGTGGTTGCCGAAGCCTTTATTGATAGAGGAAAACTGGTAGATAACTCTATTAGAACTGTAGCCAAGAATTTATTGGAAGGAGCTTTAATCGTAATTTTTGTCCTGATTTTATTTTTAGGAAATCTTCGCGCGGGACTAATCGTCGCTTCTGTAATTCCATTGGCAATGCTGTTTGCCGTTATTTTAATGAATGCCTTTGGCGTAAGCGGAAATCTAATGAGCCTCGGCGCTATAGATTTCGGAATTATAGTCGATGGCGCTGTGATTATTGTCGAAGCTACGATGCATCACCTGCAGAAATTCAAAAACAAAAAAGAATTAACCCAGGAAGAAATGGATGCTGAGGTTTACAATTCGGCTTCAAAAATAAGGAATAGTGCGGCTTTTGGTGAAATTATCATTTTGATTGTGTATCTGCCGATTCTAGCCTTAATAGGAACCGAAGGAAAAATGTTTAAGCCAATGGCCATGACAGTAGGTTTTGCAATTATTGGAGCATTTATACTTTCGCTCACCTATATTCCGATGATGAGTGCTTTGTTTCTTTCGAAAAAAACAGAACACAAAGAAAACTTTAGTGATCGTATGATTGCCTGGTTAGAAAGCCGTTATATGCCGCTATTGAAAAAAGCGCTGGAATTTAAAAAAGTTGTGCTTTCTGTTGCAGTTGGATTATTTGCTTTTGCCTTTATCGTTTTCCAAAATATGGGGGGAGAATTTATTCCGACAATCGAAGAAGGCGATCTGGCAATCAATGCTACCATTATGACGGGAAGTTCGCTTACGCAGATGGTTGAAACTACGACAAAATATGAGCAGATTCTGAAAGCCAAATTTCCAGAAATCAAAACTATTGTGACCAAAATTGGAAGCGGTGAAATTCCAACCGACCCAATGCCAATTGAAAGCGGCGACTTGATTATTGTTTTGAAAGACAAAAAAGAATGGAAAGGCAAATACCATAATTGGGAAGAACTGGCCAATGCGATGAAAAAGGAAATGGAAATTATACCAGGAGCCAATATCGAGATTTCTCAGCCCATCCAAATGCGTTTTAACGAATTGATGACGGGCAGCCGATCGGATATCGCCATTAAAATTTTTGGCGATGACTTGGATATTTTGGATGCCAAAGCGACTGAATTAATTTCGAAAATAAAAGGAATTGAAGGAATCGGAGATTTAAAAGCCGATAAAGTCACAGGTCTGCCGCAAATTACCATCAAATACGACTACGACAAAATTGCACTTTATGGATTGAATATTTCTGATATCAATCAAATTATCCGTTCGTCTTTTGCAGGAGAGGTTGCAGGAAAGATTTATGACGAAAGCAAAAGATTTGATGTTGTGGTAAGAATGGACGAAAATAATCGTAGCGATATCACAGATGTAAGCAATTTGTTTATACCGCTTCCAAATGGGCAACAGGTTCCTTTATCGCAAGTTGCTTCTGTTGACTACGAACAAGGTCCTGTACAGGTCATCCGCGAAGACGGAAAACGGAGAATAACCGTTGGATTGAACGTTCGAGGAAGAGATATTAAAAGTGTAGTGGAGGAAATTCAGGCAAAATTAGATAAAAGCTATAAGCTTCCAGTAGGTTATTATGTGACTTACGGAGGACAATTTGAAAATCTGATTGAAGCATCCAAAAGGCTTTCTGTAGCCTTGCCAATTGCTTTGGGACTTATTTTAGTCTTGCTGTATTTTACTTTTAAAAGTGCCAAACAAGCGCTGCTTATTTTTAGTGCCATTCCGTTGTCGGCAATTGGAGGCGTTTTTGCGCTTTCGCTGAGGGGAATGCCTTTTAGCATTTCTGCCGGAATTGGTTTTATTGCTTTGTTCGGAATTGCAGTTTTAAATGGAATTGTATTGATTTCGTATTTCAATCAATTAAAAGCAGAAGGCATTTTAGATCCGTTTCAGAGAATCTTGATCGGAACTAAAACACGTTTGCGTCCCGTTTTAATGACTGCTGCCGTGGCTTCCTTAGGATTTCTTCCAATGGCATTATCGACAAGCGGGGGAGCAGAAGTGCAGAAACCATTGGCAACCGTTGTAATCGGCGGACTAATCTCAGCAACTTTATTAACGTTAATCGTTCTGCCGATTTTGTATTTACTGTTGGAGAAGTTTAACCGCAGAGATAATTAG